A window of Toxotes jaculatrix isolate fToxJac2 chromosome 11, fToxJac2.pri, whole genome shotgun sequence genomic DNA:
GATCATTTGGCTCCTTTTCAGTTCATCAAGATAACACATATCTGGTAAAATGAAGCTAAGCCTACTGTTAATTATTTTGATGTCTGCCTGTGCTAACGCTGATGTCTGAAGTATTCTTGGCAGCTATGGCATGAATCAAAACTGCGCTGCAGCACTAAGCATTTACGACGTTTATTTTATGATTGTAAGAAAAAATACAGATGGGCACCATGTTTTTACCTTGCTAATCATAAAGAAAGCCCATTCAACGCTGACAAAAACTGTCTATTAGAAGAGCAGCTGTCGTGTGCTGAGGTGGCACACGTGCCTGTTGTCTTTTGCATCTCCCCCTCTTTTGTTCCTTCATCTTTTCATCCTAACAGGTTCAGGCCCCCTTCACCCAATCAGCAGTGTCAGCAGTATAAATGGCCAATGGAGCCAAATGCCTCTCCAGCCACTGTGCAGCATCACACTCCAGTACAGAGGCCAAGTTATTTACCAAGATTAAGTCTCTCTCATCCATTTCCCTTGATTTGCTGACACATGGTTTTGCACCGCAGTGttattgtggtgtttttgttaaTCTGTCCTATCGCGTGTCCCATTCTCTACCTCTCATCGTCCATCTCCAGACTTGATTCACTCTCTGACAGTTGTCTGCACAGGGCCTCCCTgcgctccatctctctctgaaGCTTTCTCTGCAGTCGGATGTTCTCCTCCCTCATGTGTCGTTCCTCCTCTATGTACTGGGCACgtttctctgtgtctgggaGGGGACACACAGAGCAAATGACATTGTTTGAGATATTGTCACCTTGGGGCCATTGTTTATCAACATGTACAACAACTGCATAAATGCATAGCATGTCAAAATTGCTGCATTtgcttaaaataaataaataaataaataaaactaaagaaCTATCTATAAAGTGTGCAGATTGAAAATAAAACCCTCTGAAGACTTCCAAGAACAATTCAGTTTGAGcatgttttctttcaaaaaaaaaagtgaaagtgagtCAATGCTGACCTCTACTAACACAATGGATTATCAGTCAAGTAGCATCatgatgtaattttttttccaccagtaGCAATACTGTCTTGGCTTGGCTCAGAACACGTGTTTAAGGTTGGTCTAAGAGCTCCCTCTAGTGGCAAAACAATGCACAGCCTGCATCATGTTGAGTGACACTCCCAGGTTTGCATTTAGACTCATTTAGACTCCATTAATTACAATTTCTTAGAACAAGCTGAATTGACATCTCTGAAGAATGAAGTGTtattaacaataacaaaattGTGTTTACGGCTGTGCTGTTGTACTGTGAGACTCTCCACGCCCTTTGTGCTTTACTGGAACccataaaacatgaaaagccGATTCTGATGAGTCTGTAAGTACAGTTTCTAAAACAGTGGCCTAATATGGATTCTGCCTCCTTGTACCACATGCCGTTCAGAGTGGCATCAGGTTTTGGGGGGACAAACTAAAGCAGAGTGAAGGTGGGTGTTTATTAAGACAGATGGGACTAATCAGGGACTAATCAGTCCCatctgtcttgtttgtttctgaccAAACCAGTCAGTGGTGTCTCACTGATGCTCcttaaaattataaaacaagTAATAAGATCACAAGAAAGCAGGTGTTGTAAGTTGATCTTTTGGTTTTCTATTATTCTTCTCATTCAGTAATTTGACCCACAGCTCTCATCATCCACAAAATGTTATCACCTCACTGAACAACACTGCTTAAATCTGAAtaccactgacatttttttttgttttttgtttacattctaATATATGAAAATCTTCGTTCAGTGACATGGATCTTCTATGAGGCTGCCCATCAATCACAGTGAATATTTGGTCGCCTTTATAGTCTAAGTATCTTCTTAGCACATAAGACATCCTAGTATTGTAAAATTGAGAGTCTCAACCCCAAAACTGGCTATATTGTCAGAtaaaaaacatgagacaaagaACAAGTTTGTGCAGATGTCATGAAAAAGATATTGTGAATATGGTTGTTTCATGCTTTTAAAGGAGCTGCTCTTAAAAAGTCTCAGGTGTTGTGGTGCTCTTGAATGCACCAACAAGAGTGCATTTCACAACAAACCTTAACACATCCTTGGAAGCACCATGGTACCTGCCTGAAAATGCCTGCAGTTTTAATGTAATATTTAGGGAACACCAAGGCAACAGTTCCGCTCTTTAGCAAATGACGCACAAAATACAGATATGGTCCCTTAATGATTTATGTTTTGTATGGTTTGGTTTCAGAGAATCAACAACATCAGGTTATGACAGAGCTCAGATGTAATGGGTGTCACTTTCAAAAGGAATTACAGGGAGAGGAGGCTTGCTGCTGACCACTGTGCAGTTCCACTTCTTCATAAATCCTTAAGTGTCTTCAGGAATAATGTGACCGATGAATGACAAGCAGGTAACGAGGCTGTAAACTGTGTCAGCACATGGCCAGAAAGTTTCCTATTCTTTCTGGTCCATGTAATACAAGCCAAGCCTGGGTGAAGGGTCAGTCTGCCTCTCACTACTTATCTGAGGATCAGATTTGTCAATCACATCGTAAATCAACACTTGAGGGCACCTGCCCCTTCAGAACCCACACCCCCATAGATCATGTGACAAGCTGAGAGGCCACTTACGCTGCAACTCAGTGGTGCGCAGGCTTTTCTTAAGTCTCTCCACCTCGTTCTTCAGGAAGCGGATATGCCGCATCATGTTCTCCGGCGAGTCTATCTCCATGGAAACGTCTCTtggggagggaggagctgaTACGGGCTGGTCCAACTTCTCCTGAAGGATTCTAGattagaaaacaaagaaaacacactgttacTATGATCCATCCACTGGAATAATGAGCATGGTGacaagcttttaaaataaaatctatttgGGGTCCCTAGCTTTAATGGACAATAGCATATTAGGCAAATTTACTCAAttctcaaaaatgaaaaacctttTCAACTCTTTGTTTACTGCATCTTCAGACAGAAAATGGCTCTGATATGACAAATTACAAATATAATGACAAATAATCAGGCCTTCCGGGTGTAATTATTCAGCCTGATGTAATTTACTCATCAAAAAACATAACCCTGAAAATGCGTAACCTAGATCAGAAAGCTACTGTTTAGTCCATCACTGGTAATTTTATTCTGCATCACAAGTGAAGCTGACTCACTTGTTTAGAGTGACAGGCAGGCATTTGATGTGtgcctgtgaatgtgtgtgtgtgtctgtctgtctgtcagacagaaaaaggacCAGAAATGTGGGGTATACTTACACAAAAAGCTTTATTACTCCAGTCAagaaagactgaaatatcacaacCAGTCTGTAATTTTTACCAAAATACTGCTGAAATTTACTGTTGGGCTGTGTCAAGATATTGTGTCTAACCTTGTGTAAATGGAAATGTCTGTgagaaaccacagcagcacacattctgcttttcttttctttttttctttagttttaagCTAAGAGAGAACTACACAGAATTTAAGTAGAATGTTTTTATACATTCTGTGTCACAGCCAACCCAGATTCTAAAATGTCCACCATCTCTAGAAACTCTAAGGGTTAATACATATAAGATCATTCCACACCTTTTCTCAGCCTCCAGTTTGTCCATCCGTTTCCACAGTCTGTTGACCAGGGCTTCTTGTTCTTGCTCTAATGTGTTCTCAAGGTCAATCTTCTCCCGCCTCAActggaaaataaaaggaagagtGGAGAGTGactttcagagacagaaaaaccttGACGCTGGAAAGCATTCACGGGACTGCGCACAAATACACTGTACTGCAAAACAAGGTCTCTGTCCAGATAAGCTTCGCTTTCAAAGAGATTCAGTCCCTGCGTTGGCTTGTGAGAGACTGATAGAGTGATAGAAAAGCAACAATGTAGAATAGTCTATATACAAAATGACCCTGAAGATCAAATAAGCTgctcattcatgttttttgaGGTGAAACTTGGTCACAGTTTTGGTAAACATCCAATTTGGTTCCATCTCCATCTGGGAAAAATGCACAGTAGCATTACATAAGCATCACTTTGACACAAAGCTACAGAAAAATCCTGTCATCAGAGCATGGAAACATTATGGTGTGGCTTCAGCACAGACAGGTTTGACACAGCCACAGACCAAAATGTTCTTTCCAGCTAACATTCAGTGGGAAGAATTAAAGGGTGGTGAAATTTTGGCACCTGATACTACTACAAATAACTGGACACACAAGTTCAAGGATATGTTTCTCTATACTGGATGCTGAAATCTTCTCGTTCTACCATGTTACGCATACCTGTTCCAGGGTTAGCTGCTTTGAGATGGTTTCATTCTCCATCTTCTTGATCTTTTTCATGAGCTTGTTAACCTGGaactcctgctcctgctccaagTGCTGCTCCAACTCTGCCTTCTCATGCTGGAGCTAGGATGGGAAAGGGGAGGATAGTGCATGGACAGtgggaaaaggagaggagatgagtgAAAACAAGAGAGATGACAAAGAAGGGAACGGAGCAAGAGGCTTGTGGTGAGTCATATAAAAACTATTTGATGACCACAGTGAACAAACACACTAATGTCAGATCATCACATTTAGCTTACACATTGAGAGTATCGCAAAAAGGGAGGCCAATGTTGCAATTCTTCCTGAATCATGGTAAAACTTCCCAGAGGAATAAACAGTGTAAAATAATGATTTGGCAACCAAAGTAACCACCTCTGGCAGCTCACCAATACAAAGAAAGGGTGCGGCTCAGCCCTGATTCAAAACGGGACGGCTGTGTGATAGATTATATAAGTGATTACTCATTACGGGAAAAGGGATGCAAATTCATTTATGGGAAAAGACTGGAGAGGGAAAAATAACAATTTCCATTATGCTGCTAAAAGAAACAACGAGAACACCTCAAAACAACGCAGTTTATTTTAGCTTACAATGACTGCATTCATACAGCGGGCTCTGTAGTATAGTGGCTGAAAGAACAGGCCACTGAGTGTTTTGCCACACCCAGTGCAGCCATTTTTCTTCTAATTAACAAGCTAACAATTTTAGGAATTGTTTTGATAGAGTGCCTTTCTTAAGCCAACATAGCTACTAACTACTGTAAACCAGGCCTCCACCCAAATATACTATGTGGTGAGAAGCAACTATGCCAAAGTCTGTGTGAAAATACCTCTGTTCATTGCAGAGATATTTTATCCCACCTGGGTTCTTCTGTCCTTCAAGCAGAGGCCATTTGTAAGCAACACCAGAACAGTggcagtgtgtgcgtgtgtacctACAGTATATAACAGTAATTGTGAGAGAGTTTTTCCCTCTATTAGTCCATGAATTAATAATAACACTTAGGCCAAAATTGTTTGAAACATTTTATCAGCTTCctctataaaaagaaaaacctatATTGGCACATGAGAAGACACTGTGCATCAAACTGACAGTGTACTGATCataaaatgtgctgaaagaggGCCACTGATTCAAACCCCCGCTGAGGCACTTGAATCACTTGGCTACTCAACTTTAGATGGCTTCAGCAAAAAGTCCATCTTCAAAAGTAATGGTGGTGAAAAGGCAGTTCAGGCTGAAACACTTACGAAAGTGCTTCTCCAGAGGAGCATTCACACGCCCAGTAAAATAAAAGACCACATTTCCTCAATTTTCCCTCTGTCATCACAAGAGTAAAACATGCCCATGTATAcaagcgtacacacacactatgaGCCATTTGCCAGCACCGAGTCCCAGGCAGGGGCAGGCACAGATCTGTTTCATGTTAAGTCAGAGGGCAAGACAACAAAAGCCCAAAAAAGTCCATCTGTATGACCTTGTGCAGGGTCTGCTGAGGCATTTGCATGTATCCTTTGCATGATTCCCACTTCTTCACACATCAACAAACCATTACTCAGCCTACGGCTAACCATTCAAAGTGTGAGAACGCGCATGCATGTGCTATACGCTTGGCAGGTGGGAAAATAAGATgtggaaaacagacagagctAAATAACTGACAGACGGGATGAGAGTAATTTGAGAGTCATTTAGAGCAGCTAGCAGCCGCAGTGAAGTCATCTTGAGCCTTTCCAGGCTTAAGGCAAGTACCAGGACAGTTGATGATAATGCATTCACTGCTGCACACTCATACATGGGGTggtgtgcacagacacacacccagtGAGCTTGCGTTTGAACATGCTTGACAATACTGCAGCCAGTCTTTGCATAATAGAGCATTAAGAAAACATTGCTATACCACAATGATTGTGCCTGTATAAACAACTGCAACCAGTGATGTAAAAAATGGGTATGTTCCTATCCTATTCCTACTTACTTGCATGAGTTTTCTTGACAGTTCATTGGTGAGaaattcctcctccttctcataATTGACCGCCAAagtctccttctccttctgaaGGGCCTGGATCTTCTTGAATAAGGTGTTGCTGATAaattcttcctcctgctctgctcttGCTTGCTGTGGGgtggaaaagacaaaaatcagTAAAGTAAGCTCTTTGTCTTGCACATCAAACTGTTAACAGTTATCCTGATTAAATTATAACAGCCCTCAGTGCATATAGGCGTAGTACACACGCACCAAGCAACCAAAATCTGCTGCAGTGGAGTCTTCCAGCCAAAGAGGAAGCAGAATTTTCCCTAATGACTCAAGAGATATTGCGGTAATGGGTGACTGACAGTGAGGGAAAGGGTGAAACATGGGGGCACTAAGGAAATGTGTTGGGACAGCTACAACAGCTAACATTACAGTGTGATGATACGTCTGTCCTTGTTAGCGCCAGTCTCAAATTCTCCACCCTCATTCTTCACTGACCTCAACGCTAAATTCTGTTTTGCAAGCTGGGAGAATTTGTCAGTTGTTCAAAAACAATGAGAAGGACAATAGAACCAAACAGCTAGTTAAGCCCCAGACTTTTAGGCTGGACAGGGTGCAGTGTGCCTGACTTAACAACATATGAGCCTGACATTTAGCTAGCTCGCTAAGTTTGGCCTACATACTTCACATCTATCCAACAGATCGGTTACACATTTTTATGAAGCTGAGGCTGATTAACCGAGCATGAAGACATATGACGCATCGGTGCATGCCAATCCTGCTGCTGGGCCATTTATTTCATACGGCACTCAGGAACCGTCTCCGTGATAGACATAACGTGGTGACAATGTCTAGCAGTAAATAATCAGCTGACCAAATAGGTAACATCAGTCCCGTAACTTGCACCGTGAGGTCCCCACCTAATTTTTAACGCCTTCTAACCCAACGTTAGCTGGTGAGCTAATGTTAGCCAAGATTAGcaatacaaaacaaagcaaactgtcTATCACTGCCCAACCATTTAGCAAACGTTAGCCCGATGGCTAAATTAGCCACATATCCAACCAAacgctagctagctagctagctaataTTAGTAGAGCTAGCAAAACATCAGAATGTTGTACTCAAATACAGATAACATTTTCATGTAACACATTAAACGTCTTAACATTGACAATTTAGCACTAAACAAACAACATCACACACTGCCAACTCACTGACAAATGCAATATAATAAGTGGCGTGAGGGCAGCATCCAGCTTGTTAGCTAGCTACAGTTACTCACAATGGTGACGCTAGCTTTGCGGAGGTCCCGATTCTCCTCCTGCAGGGCTTTGCACTTGAGTTTGAACGTTTCCAGCTCAATTTTAAGAACTTTATTCTCCTGTTGTAAGGAGGCCAGGCGGTTCGTCAGTTCCTCCAAACGAAACTGTGAAATGACTATGCTCGGTTTGCCCGAATTTGAAGCGGAGGACGACATCGGGGTGGCCGAGCTGCTCCCCGCTCCGTCGGTGTCGCTCTCGCTTGCGCTGTCCGCCATGGTTGTGCGACAGTGTGGAGAAGAGAAGACgacggcggcagcagcagcgttTGAGGAAAGCACTCAGCAGAACGGTACACCGTGTGACCTTGCTCACGCGTGTCGGCATAGCGCCACCGACAGGATGTCTCCAGTATTGCACAGAGCACCCTTTGGTAAATGAAACTGGAACCCGTAACACATCTTTATCAACTCTATCCAAGACTGCACTGCCAAAGAGCAAAGTGGACAGCCGTTTTCCGTATCACTACTTGGCCTGTCCACCTGTCTCTTAGAGTACCCTTGTATTGcaatttacatactgtatattatatatatatatttaagtaGACTTGTTCAATCAAAGTATCACAGAGATGAAGTACCCAGAGGAGGGATATTCTGAAATTACTCCATGGCCTGGTCataaataaagttctctgaatcagAATAAGAATGATGTTGAACATTTGCTATGTTTTATAAATAATCAGCATGCTGCAGAGCACTTTGTTGTAGTATCCTACTTCTAAGACAGTACCACTAGTATCATTAGTAACTAGTACTTCAGTAACTATAAAATAGTTTTATCATCATCAACATAAAATGTTGACTTAAAGCAGGCTTTGTaatgttagtaaatgatttagTGCACCATGAGAGACAGGACATAGTGGATCTGCTTTGAAGTTATTTTTCCAGTTTATCAGTAGTTACTTATTCACCAGAAATCAGCAATATCCTCATAAGGAACTCTTGTTGCTGGGCCCCACAAGGCAGAGCAAGCATGTAAACAAGCAGCCCTGGAGAtttttgctcaaggacactctGGTGGAGAAGAAGCACAAAACTCTGGTTGAAGGACAGTGTCTCTCATGGCATCTCTACCCTGCTGCTATTACACAACTTacataataaaaacatgctcaaacacacaaagacaagaacAAACAATTGTACTGCGAAAtcaatgcatttttattttttttttatttttaggttgattttttttaaagacgtCTGAAACATTTGTGGTGGCATCATTGCTGCTATAGCTTCTAAAAGACCTTGAATAACCAAAGTGCTAGAATAGTTACATTTCAATGGCTTCACGCTGTTAGTAAGAATTGTACATCAAAAAATCTGCTCAGGTGAAAACACATATCAAACAAAATTGACAAAATTGATAGTTCAACCATATCAAAGGATCCTCTACCCCTTGATTGACATAGTAGTATAAGGGGATGTGGTACAGCACCCTACCTGACTTCCTtcaacccacccacccaccaaaaaaaaaaaagttacatagTTTTCATGTCCACAGCATAGACATCAGCATACTGAGCCATCGCACCAGTAGAACACCACACTTGAACTACATGGGCATCTAATGAAAACCAATACAAAGATAATTCTTATCCTAAtgtaatgtaaagtaaaaatTTTGCCAGTGAGCTAGTGAAAACAATTCTATTCGACACTGCATATACAGACTCTCAAGCCTAAAAAGATCACACAGTTTCAGAGttaaacacaatttatttaatgcttaaataattgtttttgaccatccagtgtttttgtcatACAATATGCTATTTAGAGCTACAATCAAATAATGTCTTTATGTGTCCTTAATGTGAGTAGGTTTTAAATTGAGGAAATACTTCaccaaaaaatccaaaatgaaaTGCCCCAGTTTTCCTTTAATACCACAGCAGCCGTTAGAAAACCAAATTGACACACTGCTAAAATGATTACAAACAGTCTAACAGTGTACAGAGACTCCTACACCTTATAGCCAATATGCACAATACAGTTATAATTTTACAGCGAGCCAGCCTACTAGCATTTACATTCAGATTATTTCGTTCCTGTAGCAGAAGCTGCCCTTCTGGTTTTACATAGACAGACAAGACATCACACCCTCAAGAAGCTATAGAACTTTTTTTCATCCTCACCCCAACATGATAAATGCTTTAATGGTATCctttttcaatttaaaatataaaatcagtgACAAATGTTTGGGCTATATGTGTACACAGATAAAgggttttatttgtcatttgaaTACAGTGTTTGCAAACTTGTAAAAATTGTACTTAAAATAATGTGAACAGCATGCATGAAAATATGAGTACTCTGAAAGGCTGCTTTTTGCAGGATTAGATCCACTCCCACTTTGGGAATTACTGAAATTTGATTTTCTGGAAATTTCCTCTGTTAAAATCaaaccagcattttttttcatgtacaaacattatacctgctctAATAATTAATTATACAAGAACCTGTGAAGTTACACTCAAATCTTTAAAAGTGGAACTGTTTCAATAAATTTTTAAAGCACTTGAAAAGGTTACTCTCCTCAGTGCGTTCTCAACCAGTAACTTACCCCTTTTTAAGAATTTTACACATTGTAGTTTTATATACAGAAAAAAGCTTTTGTGttagtttaagttttaaaaaggaagaaaaaaaccccaaaacaattTACATCCTGACAACAATGGGTTCAAGAAAAAACTATAAGGCGAGTGTTGAAGTTGAATCAGAAGTGTTCCATTAGATTTTCTGTGTTATTGTGTCTACTTCTTTCTTGCCACCCACCATGTGGTATGAGCTCTTGTGCCATCTTTGGTCACAGTTGCGCCTGTGTGGTTGTCAGTAATGGAGTCTTTTTTGTTGTCACAACAAACGATGCTCCTCAAAAAGCTCTCACATCACCAGTGGATCGATGGCACGTATTGTCTCAcacaaaacaggaagca
This region includes:
- the LOC121189847 gene encoding coiled-coil domain-containing protein 6-like yields the protein MADSASESDTDGAGSSSATPMSSSASNSGKPSIVISQFRLEELTNRLASLQQENKVLKIELETFKLKCKALQEENRDLRKASVTIQARAEQEEEFISNTLFKKIQALQKEKETLAVNYEKEEEFLTNELSRKLMQLQHEKAELEQHLEQEQEFQVNKLMKKIKKMENETISKQLTLEQLRREKIDLENTLEQEQEALVNRLWKRMDKLEAEKRILQEKLDQPVSAPPSPRDVSMEIDSPENMMRHIRFLKNEVERLKKSLRTTELQHTEKRAQYIEEERHMREENIRLQRKLQREMERREALCRQLSESESSLEMDDERYFNEMSAQGLRARTVSSPIPYTPSPSSSRPISPGLSYGSHTVGFTPPATLSRAAISHYNTPALHVHGSSSHAVARPSPRRSTSPDKFKRPTPPPSPNTHSGAQQAQPPLPPPAQPMVQSMSSPAAMSQHAAAAAQQPPSQP